A genomic stretch from Borrelia hispanica CRI includes:
- the lepB gene encoding signal peptidase I translates to MFLEKLDNFANFLVRIVERYLTYRKQRKYFYKLKARKRGFMLNFLLELLGASIFVLGINQYFLQAYRIPSGSMENTLQIGDLLFVDKFSYGPELLPGVCKIGGIKEPNESEIVIFENVEYKSKGLFFDILHRLLYMLTFSFVDLDKDEDGNPSVRFLVKRALFADGKLVRFRNGLVFVKREGEEEFIEEDIYKSSLGYNFTVKKNVEEVDYKVYDNLAMFIALNQLNVNLENVSDFSFFNLREVDRFEIERLEYRYLVAFMPYVDYYMEKAIMRDYGIYVPYGYVLPVGDNRDNSYDGRFFGVIDKKKILGRAFFMYFPFSRIGLI, encoded by the coding sequence ATGTTTTTAGAAAAATTGGATAATTTTGCTAACTTTTTAGTGAGAATTGTTGAGAGATATCTAACTTATAGGAAACAAAGAAAATATTTTTATAAATTGAAGGCTAGAAAGCGAGGTTTTATGCTTAATTTTTTGCTTGAACTTTTAGGTGCTTCGATTTTTGTTTTAGGAATAAATCAATATTTTTTACAGGCGTATAGAATTCCATCAGGTTCAATGGAAAATACTCTTCAGATTGGAGATTTATTATTTGTGGATAAATTTTCTTATGGTCCTGAACTTTTGCCGGGAGTGTGTAAGATAGGTGGAATAAAGGAACCAAATGAATCAGAAATTGTGATTTTTGAAAATGTAGAATATAAATCAAAAGGGCTTTTTTTTGATATTTTGCATAGATTACTTTATATGCTAACTTTTAGTTTTGTTGATCTTGATAAGGATGAGGATGGAAACCCTAGTGTTAGATTTCTTGTAAAAAGAGCATTATTTGCAGATGGTAAGCTTGTAAGATTTAGGAATGGATTAGTGTTTGTGAAGAGGGAAGGTGAGGAAGAATTTATAGAAGAAGACATTTATAAGTCTTCATTGGGATATAATTTTACTGTTAAGAAAAATGTAGAAGAGGTAGATTATAAGGTTTATGATAATCTTGCTATGTTTATTGCATTAAATCAATTAAATGTTAATTTGGAAAATGTATCTGATTTTTCATTTTTTAATCTTCGAGAAGTTGATAGATTTGAAATTGAAAGACTTGAGTATCGTTATTTAGTAGCTTTTATGCCATATGTTGATTATTACATGGAAAAGGCAATAATGAGAGATTATGGAATATATGTACCTTATGGATATGTGTTACCTGTTGGTGATAATAGAGACAATTCTTACGATGGAAGGTTTTTTGGTGTTATAGATAAAAAGAAAATTCTTGGTAGAGCGTTTTTTATGTATTTTCCTTTTTCTAGAATAGGTTTAATTTAA
- the lepB gene encoding signal peptidase I, with product MPGYLTFEQRLLRKQRRKNFVKIILLFLLSNYCFTKFVLQIFTFQGDEMFSLITKNNTLVFVSKHIRTFFIPLTLNDIVLYEDPNLRYNFIFKFFRDLFFLNNIFNIGSYKISKIVATQGDLVYVKGFDVLVYRQVNNSYYLNGNLMIGYRLNDFFCFDEVIKCYSLKKNEFFLLNENLKILNDSRVFGPVRQADILSFLLLKIMGYKVVK from the coding sequence ATGCCTGGTTATTTGACTTTTGAACAAAGACTTTTAAGAAAACAAAGAAGAAAAAATTTTGTTAAAATTATCTTGTTATTTTTGTTATCTAATTATTGTTTTACAAAATTTGTTTTACAAATTTTTACTTTTCAAGGTGATGAGATGTTTTCTTTGATAACAAAAAATAATACTTTAGTTTTTGTTTCAAAACATATACGTACTTTTTTTATTCCGTTAACATTAAATGATATTGTTCTTTATGAAGATCCCAATTTAAGATACAATTTTATTTTTAAATTTTTTAGAGATTTATTTTTTTTAAATAATATTTTCAATATAGGTAGTTATAAAATTTCAAAAATAGTTGCTACTCAGGGGGATTTAGTATACGTTAAGGGTTTTGATGTTTTAGTATATAGACAAGTTAATAATTCTTATTATTTGAATGGTAATTTGATGATAGGTTATAGATTAAATGATTTTTTTTGTTTTGATGAAGTGATTAAATGTTATTCTTTAAAGAAAAATGAATTTTTTCTTTTAAATGAAAATTTAAAAATACTAAATGATTCTAGGGTATTTGGGCCTGTGAGACAGGCTGATATTTTATCTTTTTTATTGCTAAAAATAATGGGTTATAAGGTTGTTAAATAA
- a CDS encoding DUF188 domain-containing protein codes for MLNKIFVDADSCNLEIIKFLQTFVLSRNVELILVANRQLKLKIFKNTFVKVVSDVDSFILKLVDKDSMVITRDILFVKSLLDCKIKVMNDEGKIFDRNNINYLHFRAKLNINLDIKIRKSFYKETNKVKYSNFTMNFHRLFFN; via the coding sequence TTGTTAAATAAAATTTTTGTTGATGCTGATTCTTGTAATTTGGAAATAATAAAATTTTTGCAAACTTTTGTGTTAAGTAGAAATGTAGAACTTATTTTGGTTGCAAATAGGCAGTTAAAATTAAAGATATTCAAAAATACTTTTGTTAAAGTTGTCAGTGATGTTGATTCTTTTATTTTGAAATTAGTTGATAAAGATAGTATGGTGATTACTAGAGATATATTATTTGTTAAAAGTTTATTAGATTGTAAAATTAAAGTTATGAATGATGAAGGTAAAATTTTCGATAGAAACAATATAAATTATTTGCACTTTAGAGCTAAATTAAATATTAACTTAGATATTAAAATTAGAAAATCTTTTTATAAAGAAACCAATAAAGTTAAATATTCGAACTTTACAATGAATTTTCATCGTTTATTCTTTAATTAA
- the bamB gene encoding outer membrane protein assembly factor BamB: MNKKDCKKLIIIILTFLSLECSSESIFSQLSKLQKINSNNNILDSSSPSGISLINNTLYIAAMHLFKKENGNITRVNFSNSYEFVIDLVNVSGKTYLLVQNKNGQLELYSFENNNWKFLFQKNVTPIKFLKSIGTSEITAAYILATENNGKQIILDTNGNNQTPNSATHNDKFYQISNNNKSITGRFAKIWKLNSSEVTKVNTTNEIMAIIDTKISGAQETLVFTGRNNDSTDNKFEIYSNKNNYKSPIFNRDNIGEFIAYFAREFHDIILIGSSNGFVELIKDKDTFILQPPSQSVLSGSYNGSQLSKTRLNDIIPISKEIIYILTQGKGLWKIENKKLIKE, encoded by the coding sequence ATGAATAAAAAAGACTGCAAAAAATTAATTATAATAATATTAACATTTTTAAGCCTAGAATGCTCAAGTGAATCTATCTTTTCTCAACTTAGCAAATTACAAAAAATTAATAGTAACAATAACATTTTAGATAGCTCAAGTCCAAGTGGCATTTCGCTAATAAACAATACTCTTTATATTGCAGCTATGCATCTATTTAAAAAGGAAAACGGAAATATAACAAGGGTAAATTTTAGCAATTCTTATGAATTTGTAATCGATCTTGTCAATGTGTCAGGAAAAACATATCTGTTAGTACAAAATAAAAATGGACAATTAGAGCTATATTCTTTTGAAAATAACAATTGGAAATTTTTATTTCAAAAAAATGTAACTCCAATTAAATTTCTAAAATCTATAGGTACAAGCGAAATTACAGCAGCTTATATCCTGGCAACAGAAAACAATGGCAAACAAATTATTCTCGATACAAATGGAAATAATCAAACTCCTAATTCTGCAACTCATAATGACAAGTTTTATCAAATTTCAAATAACAATAAATCAATTACAGGAAGATTTGCAAAAATTTGGAAACTAAATAGTAGCGAAGTTACAAAAGTTAATACAACAAATGAAATAATGGCAATAATAGACACAAAGATTAGCGGCGCTCAAGAAACTTTAGTATTTACTGGAAGAAATAATGACTCAACAGATAACAAATTTGAAATATATTCAAATAAAAACAATTATAAATCTCCAATATTCAATCGTGATAACATAGGAGAATTTATTGCATACTTTGCAAGAGAATTCCATGACATAATACTTATTGGAAGCAGTAATGGATTTGTAGAACTTATTAAAGATAAAGACACTTTTATCTTACAGCCACCCTCACAATCTGTATTGTCAGGTTCTTATAATGGCTCTCAATTAAGTAAAACCAGACTCAATGATATCATACCTATATCAAAAGAAATAATTTACATATTAACACAAGGAAAAGGACTATGGAAAATCGAAAATAAAAAGTTAATTAAAGAATAA
- a CDS encoding BB0027 family outer member beta-barrel protein, translated as MKKFFLTGFILVLLLYINAKKLEAYSIDRNGNSIIEVDLSLGIPLFYNDLSNIFSSNLYPGGLGAAKYKYHILNNLAIGAELRYIFNFDINHSFNLLNPDSVIGKTLTIVPITFLTTYVFDIGELFQIPIFSNIGLTLNYYGDKSDSISNLRTFDTMPVISIGSGIFWNFNYKWALGVTTSWWAMFEFGNSAKTAHFLLISLSIIVNMNKL; from the coding sequence ATGAAAAAATTTTTTTTAACGGGGTTTATTTTAGTATTATTGTTGTACATAAATGCAAAAAAGCTAGAAGCATATTCAATAGACAGAAATGGAAACTCTATTATAGAAGTAGATTTAAGTTTAGGGATTCCCCTATTTTACAATGATCTATCAAACATCTTTTCTTCAAACTTGTATCCCGGTGGCCTTGGAGCAGCCAAATATAAATACCACATCTTAAACAATCTGGCTATAGGAGCCGAACTTAGGTATATATTTAATTTTGACATCAATCACTCATTTAATCTATTAAACCCTGACTCTGTAATAGGCAAAACACTTACCATAGTTCCCATTACATTCCTAACAACTTACGTATTTGACATAGGTGAACTTTTTCAAATACCCATATTTTCAAATATAGGACTTACTTTAAATTATTATGGAGACAAAAGTGATAGTATTTCAAATTTAAGAACATTCGATACAATGCCTGTAATATCTATTGGTTCTGGAATTTTCTGGAATTTTAATTATAAATGGGCTTTAGGAGTTACAACTTCATGGTGGGCAATGTTTGAATTTGGGAATTCAGCTAAAACTGCCCATTTTTTACTAATATCACTCTCAATAATAGTAAATATGAACAAGTTATAG
- a CDS encoding bifunctional 5,10-methylenetetrahydrofolate dehydrogenase/5,10-methenyltetrahydrofolate cyclohydrolase, whose translation MSSVFDGKIFANRYYLLLKEFLIHHNLVNKIYLKVILANNNPASKLYVSVKERVSKEIGINFSVIRLNEDSHQNDILRLIEVENTNDCTDGIIVQLPLANKIDVNMILNSILSVKDVDGLSVMNLGKLILGDKRGFIPCTALAVLKILFDCKIKISGKTVVVIGRSLLVGRPISILLSCKPYNATVIVCHSKTINLDFYVKQADVIISAVGKPKLIDGSMIVGHPYVIDIGISRVEVNNSSVLVGDVDFEAVKDRVKFITPVIGGVGPVTVLMLMFNTIKAYLIRHNKFDLLEKLMRLVEV comes from the coding sequence TTGAGCAGTGTTTTTGATGGTAAAATTTTTGCAAATCGATATTATTTATTGTTAAAAGAGTTCTTGATCCATCATAATTTAGTAAATAAAATTTATCTTAAAGTAATTTTGGCAAATAATAATCCTGCAAGTAAACTTTATGTTTCTGTGAAAGAGAGAGTATCTAAAGAAATTGGTATTAACTTTAGTGTTATTAGGTTGAATGAGGATTCGCATCAAAATGATATTTTGAGATTAATTGAGGTTGAAAATACAAATGATTGTACCGATGGGATTATCGTTCAGTTGCCTCTTGCTAATAAAATAGATGTGAATATGATTCTAAATAGCATATTAAGTGTAAAGGATGTAGATGGACTTTCTGTTATGAATTTGGGTAAGTTAATTTTGGGAGATAAGAGAGGGTTTATTCCTTGTACAGCTCTTGCTGTATTGAAAATTTTGTTTGATTGTAAAATAAAAATTTCTGGTAAAACTGTTGTTGTTATTGGTAGAAGCTTGCTTGTTGGAAGACCCATTTCTATTTTGCTCTCTTGTAAGCCTTATAATGCAACTGTGATTGTTTGTCATAGTAAAACTATCAATTTAGATTTTTATGTAAAACAAGCAGATGTTATTATTTCTGCTGTTGGAAAACCTAAATTAATAGATGGTAGTATGATAGTTGGACATCCTTATGTTATTGATATTGGTATTTCTAGGGTAGAGGTTAATAATAGTAGTGTTCTTGTAGGGGATGTTGATTTTGAGGCGGTTAAGGATCGTGTTAAGTTCATTACTCCTGTAATAGGGGGAGTTGGGCCTGTTACAGTTCTTATGTTGATGTTTAATACAATTAAGGCCTATTTAATTAGGCATAATAAGTTTGATCTTTTAGAAAAATTGATGAGGTTGGTGGAGGTTTGA
- a CDS encoding YebC/PmpR family DNA-binding transcriptional regulator, with amino-acid sequence MSGHSKWSTIKRKKGTLDAKRNKIFTKLIREISIAARMGGGDIDSNPRLRLAVNKARVANMPKDNIEKAIKKGIGDNTGAEYFELTYEAYALYGVALIIKCLTDNKNRTASEVRSILSKSGGSLGAPGSVSYMFHKKGLVSYNLDKYHEDEIIELALEAGAEDIYSEGSQVEVITSADNFESVLSILRTKFEEDIAEVALVPESKIALEKEQMDKVLAIIEKLEDCDDVQEVYHNLEIVDDIG; translated from the coding sequence ATGTCTGGTCACAGTAAATGGTCAACTATAAAGAGAAAGAAAGGTACTCTTGATGCTAAGAGAAATAAAATTTTTACTAAGTTAATTCGTGAAATAAGTATTGCCGCTAGAATGGGAGGAGGAGATATTGATTCTAATCCTCGTTTGAGACTTGCTGTTAATAAAGCTAGAGTTGCTAATATGCCTAAAGATAATATTGAAAAGGCAATAAAAAAGGGCATTGGTGATAATACAGGAGCTGAATATTTTGAACTTACTTATGAAGCCTATGCTCTTTATGGTGTGGCTTTAATAATTAAATGTTTGACGGATAATAAAAATAGGACGGCAAGTGAAGTGAGAAGTATTCTATCAAAAAGTGGTGGTTCTCTTGGCGCGCCAGGTTCTGTGTCTTATATGTTTCATAAGAAGGGATTGGTTTCTTATAATTTAGATAAATATCATGAGGATGAAATAATAGAGCTTGCATTGGAAGCAGGTGCAGAAGATATTTATAGTGAAGGTTCTCAAGTAGAAGTAATAACGAGTGCTGATAATTTTGAGTCCGTTTTATCTATTTTGCGAACTAAGTTTGAAGAAGATATTGCAGAGGTTGCACTTGTTCCTGAGAGTAAAATTGCTTTAGAGAAAGAACAAATGGATAAAGTACTTGCTATTATTGAAAAATTGGAAGATTGTGATGATGTGCAAGAAGTTTATCATAATTTAGAAATTGTTGATGATATTGGTTAG
- the ruvA gene encoding Holliday junction branch migration protein RuvA, whose protein sequence is MINKIYGKIVDKKESSIVILAFPFEFEILVSSFCKMELGLLEDVAILTYFHFRDDDVKLFGFLNMSEREVFEELISVDGIGPKAALKILSGIKYDAFRIAIEKEDINLISKVKGIGNKIAGKIFLKLRGKLVKGDESNLDMLKFKELEQSIVNMGFDRKLVVVAFREIMLSDKFLILKEAEQEQFLFTETLKRLSV, encoded by the coding sequence ATGATTAATAAAATTTATGGTAAGATTGTAGATAAAAAAGAATCTAGTATTGTCATTTTAGCTTTTCCATTTGAATTTGAAATCTTAGTTAGCTCTTTTTGTAAAATGGAATTGGGTCTGTTAGAAGATGTTGCAATATTAACTTATTTTCATTTTAGAGATGATGACGTTAAGCTTTTTGGATTTTTAAATATGTCAGAACGGGAAGTTTTTGAAGAGTTAATTAGTGTTGATGGAATAGGGCCAAAAGCGGCTTTAAAAATATTATCTGGAATTAAATATGATGCATTTCGGATTGCAATTGAAAAAGAAGATATTAATCTTATTTCTAAGGTTAAAGGTATTGGAAATAAAATAGCAGGGAAAATATTTTTAAAACTTAGAGGTAAACTTGTAAAGGGTGATGAATCAAATTTGGATATGTTGAAATTTAAAGAGCTTGAACAATCAATTGTGAATATGGGTTTTGATAGAAAATTGGTTGTAGTTGCCTTTAGAGAAATTATGCTTAGTGATAAATTTTTAATTTTAAAAGAAGCCGAACAAGAACAATTTTTATTTACAGAGACTTTAAAAAGACTTTCAGTTTAG
- the ruvB gene encoding Holliday junction branch migration DNA helicase RuvB translates to MDLGFLNSEKNCLYDNSEDELRPEFLKDFSGQSHIKDNLDIFIKASRDRNEALDHVFLSGPPGLGKTTLASIIALEMNTTIKITSAPAFEKPKDIVGILTTLNDKSVLFIDEIHRLKPAIEEMLYIAMEDYKIDCIVGQGAVARTVRMSIPKFTLIGATTKPGKVASPFYARFGIVFRFDLYNEYELSKIIQRSAFILDVKLNDKAALLLAKSSRGTPRIANKLLRRMRDFAQVGGYNLITEDVVTSGLEMLKIDHEGLDEQDRNILRNLILKFKGGPVGIETLAISVGETSDSLEDFYEPYLVLKGFIERTNRGRRATDFAYLHLNLNKNNQTIFDISR, encoded by the coding sequence ATGGATTTGGGCTTTTTAAATTCTGAAAAAAATTGTCTTTATGACAATAGTGAAGATGAGCTTAGACCAGAATTTCTTAAAGATTTTTCAGGACAATCTCATATTAAAGATAATTTAGATATTTTCATAAAAGCATCTAGAGACAGGAATGAGGCACTTGACCATGTGTTTTTAAGTGGTCCTCCGGGACTTGGGAAGACTACTTTGGCTAGTATTATTGCTCTTGAAATGAATACTACAATTAAGATAACTTCAGCACCAGCTTTTGAGAAACCAAAAGATATTGTTGGAATTTTAACGACCCTTAATGATAAGAGTGTTTTATTTATTGATGAAATACATAGGCTTAAACCTGCAATAGAGGAAATGCTTTATATTGCAATGGAAGATTATAAGATAGATTGTATAGTTGGACAAGGTGCTGTTGCAAGGACTGTAAGAATGTCAATTCCTAAGTTTACTTTAATTGGAGCTACTACAAAGCCAGGAAAAGTAGCATCACCCTTTTATGCAAGATTTGGAATTGTATTTAGATTTGATCTTTATAATGAATATGAACTTTCAAAAATTATACAAAGAAGTGCTTTTATTTTAGATGTTAAATTGAATGATAAAGCTGCCTTGCTTCTTGCAAAAAGTTCAAGAGGAACTCCTCGTATAGCAAATAAACTTTTAAGGAGAATGAGAGATTTTGCTCAGGTTGGTGGTTATAATTTAATTACAGAGGATGTTGTAACTTCTGGACTTGAAATGTTAAAAATTGATCATGAGGGACTTGATGAACAAGATAGAAATATTTTGAGAAATTTGATATTAAAGTTTAAAGGTGGTCCTGTTGGGATTGAAACCTTAGCAATTTCTGTTGGGGAGACATCAGATTCTCTTGAAGATTTTTATGAACCTTATCTTGTTTTAAAGGGTTTCATTGAGAGAACTAATAGAGGACGCAGAGCTACTGATTTTGCGTATTTACATTTAAATTTAAACAAGAATAATCAGACCATTTTTGATATTAGTAGGTAG